The following coding sequences lie in one Yoonia sp. G8-12 genomic window:
- a CDS encoding cytochrome c oxidase subunit 3, with translation MAHAKNHDYHILPPSIWPLMSGLGAFIMLFGAVIWMHGSGPYMFLIGLAAVLYVMFAWWSEVVAESNAGDHTPVVRIGLRYGFIMFIMSEVMFFAAWFWSFFKHTLYPMNEYAGTTYVAPEFYQVDAFHLPLINTLVLLCSGMAVTWAHHALVHENNRKDLQNGLLLAVVLGILFTGLQAYEYWYLLVEQDWTFGGDKFFSNFFMATGFHGFHVIIGTIFLFVCYLRARAGHFTPERHVGFEAAAWYWHFVDVVWLFLFFAVYIWGI, from the coding sequence ATGGCGCATGCAAAGAACCACGACTATCACATTTTGCCACCATCAATCTGGCCGCTTATGTCCGGATTGGGCGCTTTCATCATGCTGTTTGGCGCCGTTATCTGGATGCACGGATCAGGCCCATATATGTTCCTGATCGGTCTCGCGGCTGTTCTTTATGTCATGTTCGCTTGGTGGTCCGAAGTTGTTGCTGAAAGCAACGCGGGCGATCACACACCGGTTGTCCGGATCGGTCTACGTTATGGCTTTATCATGTTCATCATGTCCGAGGTCATGTTCTTTGCTGCTTGGTTCTGGTCTTTCTTCAAACATACGCTCTATCCGATGAACGAATATGCAGGCACTACTTATGTTGCGCCCGAGTTCTATCAGGTTGATGCATTCCACCTGCCATTGATCAACACGTTGGTATTGTTGTGCTCTGGCATGGCCGTCACTTGGGCCCACCACGCGCTTGTCCATGAAAACAACCGCAAAGACCTGCAAAACGGTTTGTTGCTTGCCGTTGTTTTGGGCATCTTGTTCACTGGCCTGCAAGCCTACGAATATTGGTATCTGCTTGTTGAGCAGGACTGGACCTTCGGTGGCGACAAGTTCTTTTCGAACTTCTTCATGGCCACAGGTTTCCACGGCTTCCATGTGATCATCGGTACGATCTTCCTTTTTGTTTGCTATCTGCGCGCACGTGCAGGGCACTTCACACCGGAACGGCACGTCGGTTTCGAAGCAGCCGCTTGGTACTGGCACTTCGTTGACGTGGTCTGGCTGTTCCTCTTTTTCGCCGTCTACATCTGGGGTATTTGA
- the tldD gene encoding metalloprotease TldD → MSADPFRPFETNLDQDTALALLQEATVGADDGELFLERRKSEVISFDDGRIKTASFDASEGFGLRAVRGETAGYAHSTTIDEHALKRAVATARLAVGDGGGTMSAAPAGTNRKLYSDDDPMLQATFPAKIDLLREIDAFARALDPRVVQVSATIAASHQEVLILRPEGTLVTDTRPMSRLNISVIVEENGKRESGGMGGGGRAGLLGLIGPDHWQPVAREALRIALVNLGAEPAPAGVMDVVLGPGWPGILLHEAIGHGLEGDFNRKGSSAFAGLMGQQIAAKGVTVLDDGTIPDRRGSITVDDEGTPSAKNTLIEDGVLVGYMQDRQNARLMGVAPTGNGRRESFAHAPMPRMTNTYMLAGDAAPESLVADLKDGIYAVGFGGGQVDITNGKFVFSCTEAYRVKNGVIGAPVKGATLIGDGATALKQIRGIGNDLALDPGIGNCGKAGQWVPVGVGQPSLLIGGLTVGGAAA, encoded by the coding sequence ATGTCCGCAGACCCGTTTCGCCCGTTTGAAACCAATCTAGATCAGGATACGGCCCTTGCACTGTTGCAAGAGGCAACCGTCGGGGCGGATGATGGCGAACTTTTCTTGGAGCGACGCAAGTCTGAAGTGATTTCCTTTGACGATGGGCGCATCAAAACAGCTAGTTTTGACGCTTCCGAAGGGTTCGGTTTGCGCGCCGTACGTGGCGAAACCGCAGGATACGCCCATTCCACAACCATTGATGAACATGCCCTGAAACGCGCCGTCGCCACAGCCCGGCTTGCGGTCGGTGATGGCGGCGGGACCATGTCCGCCGCGCCTGCGGGGACCAATCGCAAACTTTATTCAGACGATGATCCGATGCTCCAGGCCACGTTTCCAGCCAAAATTGATCTTCTGCGCGAGATTGACGCCTTCGCCCGCGCACTTGATCCGCGTGTCGTGCAGGTATCAGCCACCATTGCCGCGTCCCATCAGGAAGTCCTGATCCTCCGCCCTGAAGGGACGCTTGTGACCGATACCCGCCCCATGTCGCGCCTGAATATCAGCGTGATTGTTGAGGAAAATGGCAAACGCGAAAGTGGCGGTATGGGCGGTGGCGGCCGTGCGGGGCTGCTCGGGCTGATTGGGCCTGATCATTGGCAACCTGTGGCCCGCGAGGCGCTGCGTATTGCTTTGGTGAACCTTGGTGCAGAACCTGCGCCAGCTGGCGTGATGGACGTGGTGCTTGGCCCTGGCTGGCCCGGTATTTTGCTGCACGAAGCCATCGGGCACGGGCTTGAGGGGGATTTTAACCGCAAAGGCTCAAGCGCGTTTGCAGGGCTGATGGGGCAACAGATTGCCGCCAAAGGCGTGACAGTATTGGATGATGGCACGATCCCCGACAGGCGCGGCTCAATCACCGTGGATGACGAAGGCACGCCCAGCGCCAAAAACACACTGATCGAGGACGGTGTTTTGGTCGGCTATATGCAAGACCGGCAGAACGCGCGTCTAATGGGGGTTGCCCCCACCGGAAACGGACGGCGCGAGAGTTTCGCCCATGCGCCCATGCCACGCATGACCAATACCTATATGCTGGCGGGGGATGCTGCGCCCGAAAGCCTTGTCGCTGATCTCAAAGACGGGATTTATGCGGTAGGATTTGGCGGCGGTCAGGTGGATATCACCAACGGCAAATTCGTCTTTAGCTGCACCGAGGCGTACCGCGTCAAAAACGGCGTCATCGGCGCGCCGGTGAAAGGCGCCACCTTGATCGGGGACGGCGCCACGGCGCTCAAACAGATCCGTGGCATCGGCAATGACCTTGCGCTTGACCCCGGGATTGGCAATTGCGGCAAGGCGGGCCAGTGGGTGCCGGTTGGCGTCGGGCAGCCAAGCCTGTTGATCGGCGGTCTTACCGTGGGCGGCGCTGCCGCCTAG
- the coxB gene encoding cytochrome c oxidase subunit II: protein MRLNTFATSLWTTAGLLMAGTSATAQQVNQELEIVGRPVDRGMGFQPSATELARDVVWLDNMLLVIITIITLFVTALLAWVVIRYNHKRNPEPATFTHNSPLEVAWTVVPVVILVFIGAFSLPVLFKQQEIPEADITIKVTGYQWYWGYEYVDHDFGFESYMLAREELEEYGYSQEEYLLATDTAVVVPIGATVVMQVTAADVIHSWTIPAFGVKQDAVPGRLAELWFAAEREGIFFGQCSELCGKDHAYMPITVKVVSQETYDAWLAEATGTS, encoded by the coding sequence ATGCGTTTGAACACCTTTGCAACGTCGCTTTGGACCACCGCCGGTCTGCTGATGGCGGGAACGTCAGCAACAGCACAGCAGGTCAACCAAGAGCTTGAGATTGTAGGCCGTCCAGTTGATCGCGGCATGGGCTTTCAGCCGTCTGCGACCGAGCTGGCGCGCGATGTGGTCTGGCTCGACAACATGCTGTTGGTGATCATCACCATCATCACGCTGTTTGTGACCGCGCTGCTGGCGTGGGTCGTGATCCGCTATAACCACAAGCGCAACCCTGAACCTGCGACATTCACTCATAACTCGCCGCTGGAGGTGGCTTGGACCGTGGTGCCGGTCGTGATCCTTGTGTTCATTGGTGCGTTTTCGCTGCCCGTGTTGTTCAAGCAGCAGGAAATTCCCGAGGCGGATATCACAATCAAGGTCACCGGCTATCAGTGGTACTGGGGCTATGAATACGTTGACCATGACTTCGGTTTTGAGAGCTACATGTTGGCCCGCGAGGAACTGGAAGAGTATGGCTATAGTCAGGAAGAGTATCTTTTGGCGACTGATACGGCGGTTGTTGTGCCGATTGGCGCAACGGTCGTTATGCAGGTAACTGCGGCTGACGTGATCCACTCTTGGACAATTCCTGCCTTCGGCGTCAAACAAGACGCGGTTCCCGGTCGTCTGGCTGAGCTGTGGTTTGCGGCAGAACGCGAAGGGATCTTTTTTGGCCAGTGTTCCGAGCTTTGCGGTAAAGACCACGCCTATATGCCGATCACCGTGAAAGTGGTCAGCCAAGAGACATACGACGCGTGGCTCGCTGAGGCGACAGGTACGTCCTAA
- a CDS encoding adenine phosphoribosyltransferase, protein MKTVQDYIRTIPDFPHEGIMFRDVTTLFSDARGFRIAIDQLLHPYAGQPIDKVVGLEARGFILGGAIAHQLSVGFVPIRKKGKLPGKTIQQDYTLEYGKATMEVHDDALQAGEKVLLVDDLLATGGTAEAGIKLIERMGAEVVGCAFIIDLPDLGGRKKLENLGMNVHALCQFEGE, encoded by the coding sequence ATGAAAACTGTCCAAGACTATATCCGCACGATCCCCGACTTCCCGCACGAAGGCATCATGTTCCGCGATGTGACCACGCTTTTCAGCGACGCCCGCGGCTTTCGCATTGCCATTGATCAGTTGCTGCACCCCTACGCAGGTCAACCCATCGACAAGGTCGTCGGGCTAGAAGCGCGCGGCTTCATCCTTGGCGGCGCCATCGCGCATCAACTGTCCGTGGGGTTTGTGCCCATTCGCAAAAAAGGCAAACTGCCCGGCAAAACGATTCAACAGGATTATACGCTGGAATACGGCAAAGCCACGATGGAGGTACATGACGACGCCCTACAAGCCGGTGAAAAAGTGCTGCTGGTCGACGACCTGCTCGCCACTGGCGGCACGGCCGAGGCGGGGATCAAACTGATCGAACGCATGGGGGCCGAAGTGGTAGGTTGCGCCTTTATCATCGACCTACCTGACCTTGGCGGGCGCAAAAAACTCGAAAACCTCGGCATGAACGTCCATGCGCTCTGCCAGTTTGAAGGCGAATAG
- the cyoE gene encoding heme o synthase: MSDISASDSPYEANMGDYFALLKPRVMSLVVFTGLVGLLVAPVPVHPFIGFVAILCIAVGAGASGALNMWWDADIDARMRRTAGRPIPSGRVAPGEALGIGMALSGFAVVLLALATNFLAAFLLLFTIFFYAVVYSMWLKRATPQNIVIGGAAGAFPPMIGWAVATGGVSVESVLMFALIFMWTPPHFWALALFVKSDYGNAGIPMLTETHGRDSTRRHILVYTLLLVPVAIGLGFTSIGGPVYLAIAVWMNAWFLKGAFDIWRRDDAACEGDKHKVEIKVFKVSLYYLFAHFGALLVEAALRLYGIGGWSWL, encoded by the coding sequence ATGAGCGATATCAGCGCATCAGACAGTCCCTATGAGGCAAACATGGGCGATTATTTCGCTCTGTTGAAGCCGCGTGTGATGTCGCTTGTGGTTTTCACTGGACTTGTTGGTCTGCTGGTGGCTCCCGTTCCAGTACACCCCTTTATCGGATTTGTTGCGATCTTATGCATTGCCGTTGGTGCGGGTGCATCAGGGGCACTGAACATGTGGTGGGACGCTGACATTGACGCACGCATGCGCCGCACGGCGGGGCGGCCTATTCCATCAGGTCGCGTCGCACCCGGTGAAGCGCTCGGCATCGGGATGGCACTTTCTGGCTTTGCGGTTGTGCTTTTGGCGCTGGCGACAAATTTCCTCGCGGCATTTTTGCTGCTTTTCACCATCTTCTTCTACGCCGTCGTCTATTCGATGTGGCTCAAGCGGGCGACACCGCAGAACATTGTAATTGGTGGGGCTGCAGGTGCCTTCCCGCCGATGATCGGTTGGGCCGTTGCGACCGGCGGCGTGAGCGTTGAGAGCGTGCTGATGTTCGCACTGATCTTTATGTGGACGCCACCGCATTTCTGGGCGTTGGCGCTCTTTGTAAAGTCGGACTATGGCAACGCTGGCATACCAATGCTGACCGAAACCCACGGACGGGATTCGACGCGCCGGCATATTTTGGTCTACACGCTGCTTTTGGTGCCTGTCGCAATCGGGCTTGGTTTTACCTCGATCGGTGGACCGGTCTATCTGGCGATTGCGGTCTGGATGAACGCATGGTTCCTCAAAGGGGCGTTTGATATCTGGCGGCGTGACGATGCGGCCTGCGAAGGCGACAAGCACAAAGTCGAAATCAAGGTATTCAAGGTGTCACTTTACTATCTTTTCGCCCATTTTGGCGCGTTGCTTGTTGAGGCGGCTCTGCGGCTTTACGGGATTGGAGGTTGGTCATGGCTTTAA
- a CDS encoding cytochrome c oxidase assembly protein: MKLFPKLKGPNRTLAQTVSVVFLMGGLAWASVPFYDWFCRVTGFGGATNVAETGSDVILDETIKVRFDASLERDMPWTFKPEVREMEIRIGETGLAFYEAHNPLDVPIAGQAAYNVTPYEAGAFFDKIECFCFTEQVLMPGETVMMPVSFFVDPAIVDDREGQYVHTITLSYTFYQIDLPEEEIQASLAPQALTPASQDAIQNN, translated from the coding sequence ATGAAACTGTTTCCGAAACTTAAGGGTCCGAACCGGACCTTGGCGCAAACCGTCTCTGTCGTGTTTCTGATGGGGGGCCTCGCTTGGGCCTCTGTGCCTTTCTATGACTGGTTTTGCCGTGTCACAGGGTTTGGCGGGGCGACCAACGTCGCCGAAACAGGTAGTGATGTGATCCTGGACGAAACCATCAAGGTCCGTTTTGACGCGTCATTGGAGCGTGACATGCCGTGGACCTTCAAACCAGAAGTCCGTGAAATGGAAATCCGTATCGGCGAAACGGGGCTTGCATTCTATGAGGCGCACAACCCCCTTGATGTGCCGATTGCGGGTCAAGCGGCCTACAACGTTACGCCCTACGAGGCTGGTGCATTCTTCGACAAGATCGAATGCTTCTGTTTTACCGAGCAAGTCCTGATGCCAGGCGAGACAGTGATGATGCCCGTGAGCTTTTTTGTGGATCCTGCCATCGTGGACGACCGCGAAGGGCAGTATGTGCACACGATCACGCTGAGCTACACGTTCTATCAAATCGACTTGCCGGAAGAGGAAATACAAGCTTCTTTGGCACCGCAAGCTTTGACACCAGCGTCACAAGACGCCATACAAAACAACTAA
- a CDS encoding SulP family inorganic anion transporter — MARALLASFADSLSLTDPDAPLTPGQWRVEILSGLTVALALVPEAVAFAFVAGVEPLVGLYAAFIVGLITAVFGGRPGMISGATGALAVVMVSLVALHGVEYLFATVVLMGLIQIVVGVMRWGKFIRLVPHPVMLGFVNGLAIVIFLAQLGQFQVPGSAESAGHGMANGQWLSGAPLYLMLALVALTMAIIWVMPKITNAVPAPLAGIGIVAAIVIGFGLDVPLVGDLASIEGGLPAFHIPMVPLTWETLEIILPYALILAAIGLIESLLTLNLVGEMTGKRGGASQECLAQGAANTVTGFFGGMGGCAMIGQSMINVKSGGRTRVAGIAAALFLLAFILFASGLIEQIPLAALVGVMFMVVIGTFAWNSLRILRKVPRTDAFVTILVTVVTVATDLATAVVVGVIVSALAYAWSNATRIHAIKRESRTSAGAQVYEIQGPLFFGSSDGFLEIFDIANDPDVVIVDFANSRVADQSALQAIEALAQRYEDAGKEIQLRHLSRDCHKLLAKAGHLMVDSDDDPDYALAVDYSVKTGIIGGH; from the coding sequence ATGGCCCGCGCCCTATTGGCGAGTTTCGCTGACAGTCTTTCACTTACTGACCCGGATGCCCCGCTGACCCCCGGTCAATGGCGGGTTGAAATCCTGTCAGGCCTGACGGTGGCACTGGCGTTGGTTCCCGAGGCGGTTGCCTTTGCATTTGTCGCAGGGGTTGAGCCGTTGGTGGGGCTTTATGCCGCCTTTATCGTGGGTCTCATCACTGCCGTCTTTGGCGGGCGTCCTGGCATGATTTCGGGTGCGACGGGGGCTTTGGCCGTTGTCATGGTCAGCCTCGTGGCGCTCCACGGGGTGGAATATCTCTTTGCGACCGTGGTTCTGATGGGTCTGATCCAGATCGTCGTGGGCGTCATGCGCTGGGGTAAGTTTATCCGGCTTGTGCCGCATCCGGTGATGCTGGGCTTTGTAAACGGTCTGGCGATCGTTATTTTCCTTGCGCAATTGGGTCAGTTTCAGGTGCCAGGGTCCGCCGAAAGCGCAGGCCACGGCATGGCCAATGGTCAGTGGTTGTCAGGTGCGCCTCTTTATCTGATGTTGGCGCTTGTGGCGCTGACCATGGCAATTATCTGGGTGATGCCCAAGATCACGAATGCCGTTCCAGCGCCGCTCGCCGGGATCGGGATTGTGGCCGCGATTGTCATCGGCTTTGGTCTTGATGTGCCACTGGTTGGTGATCTGGCCAGCATCGAAGGCGGTTTGCCGGCTTTCCATATTCCGATGGTGCCGCTGACGTGGGAGACGCTTGAAATCATCCTACCTTACGCGCTGATCCTTGCCGCGATTGGCCTGATCGAGAGCCTGCTGACACTGAACCTTGTGGGGGAAATGACCGGCAAGCGCGGCGGTGCAAGTCAGGAATGTCTCGCACAGGGCGCGGCCAACACCGTGACCGGTTTCTTTGGCGGTATGGGCGGCTGTGCAATGATCGGCCAGTCCATGATCAACGTGAAATCTGGCGGCCGGACACGGGTTGCGGGGATTGCTGCGGCGTTGTTCCTGTTGGCTTTTATCCTGTTTGCAAGCGGCTTGATCGAACAAATCCCTCTGGCTGCACTTGTCGGCGTGATGTTCATGGTCGTGATCGGGACATTTGCGTGGAACTCGTTGCGCATTTTGCGCAAGGTGCCGCGCACCGACGCCTTTGTGACGATCCTTGTCACCGTTGTCACCGTGGCCACCGATCTTGCGACCGCTGTGGTGGTCGGCGTGATCGTGTCTGCATTGGCCTATGCTTGGAGCAACGCTACCCGCATTCACGCTATCAAGCGTGAGAGCCGCACCTCTGCGGGTGCGCAGGTCTATGAAATCCAGGGACCGCTGTTTTTCGGGTCTTCTGACGGGTTCTTGGAGATTTTTGACATCGCGAATGATCCCGATGTGGTGATTGTCGATTTTGCCAATAGCCGCGTTGCGGATCAGTCTGCCTTGCAGGCGATTGAGGCGTTAGCGCAAAGATATGAGGATGCAGGCAAAGAAATCCAACTGCGTCACCTCAGCCGCGATTGTCATAAACTGTTGGCAAAAGCGGGGCACCTGATGGTCGATAGTGATGATGATCCGGACTATGCGCTTGCGGTGGATTATAGCGTAAAGACAGGAATTATTGGCGGCCACTAA
- a CDS encoding FAD-binding oxidoreductase, whose protein sequence is MLNPVTPEFEETLRALLPAAAFKNDTAPYLSEPRGRWSGQGFVVAPASTEEVASVVRACAAARVGIVPYSGGTGLVGGQLLQEGPRPVVLSLERMNRIRAVYPSENVLVCDAGVILADVQKAAEDVGRLFPLSLASEGSARIGGLLGTNAGGVNVLRYGNTRALCLGLEVVRPDGSIWHGLTRLRKDNTGYDLRNLMIGAEGTLGIITGAALKLVPRPVGVGAALMAVPSPAAALELLALAGAQIGEGVSAFEIMNRQGFDFLAEVGPETKQPFDTLPEWCVLVDVGLSAGISPEAALEGLFMTAFEAGLVTDGVIAQSHAQRDAFWYIRENIPEANRRIGSVSSHDISLPLSAIPEFIHRGEKALAEVGVFRINCFGHLGDGNLHYNVFPVAGRSRADYEAERPAVKRVVHDLVHAMEGSISAEHGIGRAKVKDLETYGDPAKLEMLRAIKDALDPLGIMNPGAVLRQRSMPPAEV, encoded by the coding sequence ATGCTCAACCCTGTGACACCGGAATTCGAAGAGACTCTACGCGCCTTGCTGCCTGCGGCTGCATTCAAGAACGACACCGCACCTTACCTGTCCGAACCGCGCGGCCGTTGGTCCGGGCAAGGGTTCGTCGTGGCCCCTGCCAGTACCGAAGAGGTCGCAAGCGTCGTGCGCGCCTGTGCTGCGGCGCGCGTTGGGATCGTTCCTTATAGCGGCGGGACCGGATTGGTTGGCGGGCAATTGTTGCAGGAAGGCCCGCGCCCTGTCGTCCTGTCCTTGGAACGGATGAACCGTATCCGTGCGGTTTACCCATCCGAAAACGTGCTGGTCTGCGATGCAGGTGTGATCCTCGCAGATGTCCAAAAGGCGGCTGAGGATGTGGGCCGTTTGTTCCCGCTGTCATTGGCCTCGGAAGGGTCCGCACGGATTGGCGGGTTGCTGGGCACAAATGCTGGTGGGGTAAATGTGCTGCGCTACGGCAATACGCGCGCGCTGTGTCTGGGGCTTGAGGTGGTACGCCCTGATGGCAGCATCTGGCACGGGCTAACACGGCTGCGCAAAGACAATACTGGCTACGACCTGCGCAACCTGATGATTGGCGCGGAAGGCACGTTGGGGATCATAACCGGTGCCGCGCTCAAGCTGGTACCGCGCCCTGTCGGTGTGGGGGCGGCGCTGATGGCTGTGCCGTCACCTGCGGCAGCACTGGAGCTTCTGGCGCTTGCGGGCGCGCAGATAGGCGAGGGCGTTTCCGCCTTCGAGATCATGAACCGACAAGGCTTTGATTTCTTGGCCGAAGTCGGGCCAGAGACAAAGCAACCCTTTGACACGTTGCCGGAATGGTGCGTGCTGGTCGATGTGGGGCTCTCCGCAGGAATAAGCCCAGAAGCGGCATTGGAGGGGTTGTTCATGACGGCATTTGAGGCCGGATTGGTCACCGACGGGGTGATCGCGCAAAGCCATGCGCAGCGTGACGCTTTCTGGTACATCCGTGAAAATATCCCCGAGGCGAACCGCCGGATCGGGTCCGTGAGTTCACATGATATCTCTCTGCCACTGAGCGCCATTCCAGAGTTTATTCATCGCGGTGAGAAGGCGCTAGCCGAGGTGGGTGTGTTCCGCATCAATTGTTTCGGTCACTTGGGCGACGGCAACCTGCATTATAATGTCTTTCCTGTCGCAGGACGCAGTCGTGCGGACTATGAGGCCGAGCGGCCAGCGGTGAAGCGTGTCGTTCATGATCTGGTGCACGCGATGGAGGGCTCGATCAGTGCCGAGCACGGGATTGGGCGGGCAAAGGTCAAAGACCTCGAGACTTACGGCGATCCCGCCAAGCTTGAAATGCTGCGCGCGATCAAGGATGCGCTGGATCCGCTGGGCATTATGAACCCCGGTGCGGTCTTGCGGCAACGGTCGATGCCTCCGGCGGAAGTTTGA
- a CDS encoding S-methyl-5'-thioadenosine phosphorylase — translation MQTKIGIIGGSGIYNMDGLEDAAWVAAPSAWGSPSDDMLTGRLDGVEMVFLPRHGRGHVHSPTTVPYRANIDALKRLGVTDIISVSACGSFREEMAPGDFVLVDQFIDRTFAREKSFFGTGCVAHVSVAHPTCARLSEACATAGRDAGITIHTGGTYLAMEGPQFSSMAESKLYRAWGCDVIGMTNMPEAKLAREAEICYASVAMVTDYDSWHPDHGAVDVSDVIKTLQGNGTKAQDLISRLPALVGPERTPCPHGCDRALEYAVMTAPDKRDPALVAKLDAIAGRVL, via the coding sequence ATGCAAACGAAAATCGGAATCATCGGCGGCTCAGGCATATACAATATGGATGGGCTGGAAGATGCCGCTTGGGTTGCTGCCCCAAGCGCTTGGGGGTCGCCCTCGGATGACATGCTGACGGGGCGTCTGGATGGGGTCGAGATGGTGTTCTTGCCGCGTCACGGGCGCGGGCATGTGCATTCGCCAACCACGGTGCCATACCGCGCAAACATTGACGCGCTCAAACGACTGGGCGTCACAGACATCATCAGCGTGAGCGCCTGCGGGTCCTTTCGTGAAGAAATGGCGCCAGGCGATTTTGTGCTGGTAGATCAGTTCATTGATCGCACATTTGCGCGTGAAAAATCCTTCTTCGGCACCGGCTGCGTGGCGCACGTCAGCGTCGCTCACCCGACCTGCGCACGCCTGTCAGAGGCTTGTGCAACCGCTGGCCGCGATGCAGGCATCACAATCCACACCGGCGGCACCTACCTCGCAATGGAAGGCCCGCAATTCTCCTCAATGGCCGAAAGCAAGCTGTACCGCGCATGGGGCTGTGACGTGATCGGCATGACAAATATGCCCGAAGCCAAACTCGCCCGCGAGGCCGAGATTTGCTACGCCTCGGTCGCGATGGTCACCGACTACGACAGCTGGCATCCGGATCATGGCGCAGTCGATGTGAGCGACGTGATCAAGACACTGCAAGGCAACGGCACCAAGGCCCAAGACCTGATCAGCCGCCTGCCCGCGCTTGTTGGGCCTGAACGCACACCCTGTCCGCATGGCTGTGATCGCGCATTGGAATATGCCGTCATGACAGCCCCCGATAAACGCGACCCTGCGCTGGTTGCCAAACTTGATGCCATCGCTGGCCGTGTCCTCTAG
- a CDS encoding SURF1 family protein, whose protein sequence is MLRKILFPIILGVAGCGVLISLGLWQVERLAWKQEIIAGIDQRLAAPPVPLTRFVYEQSDEYSRVMVSGRPTGEELHVLVSGTEAGTGYRVISKFETDIGPILVDQGLLPLENKDASPLRLQMRMVGTLLWPDDQNSNTPEPDLDRNIWFARNIPAMSEALGTQPLLVVASQTSPADPRLTPLPVNTATIKNDHFEYAVTWFLLAAVWAIMTLFLIFRTTRQKDA, encoded by the coding sequence ATGCTGCGTAAAATTCTCTTCCCGATAATTCTTGGTGTCGCCGGGTGCGGCGTTTTGATCAGCCTAGGTTTGTGGCAGGTAGAGCGTCTGGCATGGAAACAGGAAATCATCGCTGGGATTGACCAGCGGCTGGCGGCGCCACCGGTCCCGCTGACGCGTTTTGTCTACGAGCAAAGTGATGAATATTCGCGGGTAATGGTTTCTGGCAGGCCTACCGGAGAAGAGTTGCATGTGCTCGTCTCTGGCACCGAGGCAGGGACCGGCTATCGTGTGATTTCAAAGTTTGAAACGGATATTGGCCCGATCCTTGTGGATCAGGGTCTTCTTCCGCTGGAGAACAAAGATGCGTCACCTTTGCGCTTGCAAATGCGCATGGTTGGAACGCTTCTTTGGCCTGATGACCAGAACAGCAATACGCCCGAGCCTGATCTAGACCGCAACATCTGGTTCGCACGCAATATTCCTGCCATGTCCGAAGCACTCGGCACCCAGCCTTTGTTGGTTGTTGCCAGTCAAACCTCGCCAGCTGATCCGCGGCTCACACCCTTGCCTGTGAACACGGCAACGATCAAGAACGACCATTTTGAGTATGCGGTCACATGGTTCTTGCTGGCCGCAGTCTGGGCGATTATGACCCTGTTCTTGATATTTCGGACCACGCGCCAAAAGGACGCCTGA
- a CDS encoding GNAT family N-acetyltransferase produces the protein MLGARKKVRIETERLTLRPPIHSDFRAWVALRRDSEAFLKPWEPTWASDHLSRKAFTNRVYWAQRSIANGTAMPLFLVRREDNGLLGAITLDHIRRGPAQSGITGYWIGEPFARQGYMREAIQAVVHHAFTVMDLSRIEAGCLPENTASRRLLEQCGYKYEGVAQSYLQINGRWRNHVLYANLRNDRRGKTDVG, from the coding sequence ATGCTCGGGGCCAGGAAGAAGGTCCGGATCGAAACCGAACGGCTCACACTGCGGCCACCAATTCACAGCGACTTTCGCGCATGGGTGGCCCTGCGGCGTGACAGTGAAGCCTTCCTCAAACCGTGGGAGCCCACGTGGGCCTCTGACCACCTGTCGCGCAAGGCCTTTACCAATCGCGTGTATTGGGCGCAGCGTTCCATTGCGAACGGCACGGCGATGCCGCTGTTTCTGGTGCGGCGCGAGGACAACGGTTTGCTGGGGGCAATCACGCTTGATCATATCCGTCGCGGGCCTGCACAATCGGGGATCACAGGTTATTGGATCGGTGAGCCCTTTGCGCGTCAAGGCTACATGCGCGAGGCTATTCAGGCCGTTGTGCATCATGCCTTCACGGTCATGGATCTTAGTCGGATCGAAGCGGGGTGCCTGCCTGAAAACACCGCGTCACGTCGTTTGCTTGAACAATGCGGCTATAAATATGAAGGCGTCGCGCAAAGCTATTTGCAGATCAACGGACGCTGGCGCAATCATGTGCTCTACGCCAACCTGCGCAATGACCGGCGCGGAAAGACTGATGTGGGATAG